A window of the Corallincola holothuriorum genome harbors these coding sequences:
- the purU gene encoding formyltetrahydrofolate deformylase, with product MSNTAAASATLLINCPDRKGLVHIVTQFIYSNGGNVIDLEQHVDREDNRFFMRIEWDLSDFAIPVDALSGAFEKALANPYEMQWQLSFSDRKPRMAVFVSQHEHCLYDMLARYQSGEWDLEIPLIISNHTKMQAAAEAAGIPFYHLPVTKETKADVEAEQKALLQAHDVDFIVLARYMQILSDDFIQQFPNRVINIHHSFLPAFPGAKPYHSAYARGVKIIGATSHYVTAELDAGPIIEQDVAHVRHTDTVDDLVRKGRDVEKVVLSRAIWRHINQKVIAHNNRTVVFD from the coding sequence ATGAGTAATACTGCGGCAGCGTCTGCCACTTTGCTAATTAACTGCCCAGACCGTAAAGGCTTGGTACATATAGTTACACAGTTCATCTATAGCAATGGCGGCAACGTTATTGATCTTGAGCAGCATGTGGATCGGGAAGATAACCGCTTTTTTATGCGGATAGAGTGGGATTTGAGTGATTTCGCTATTCCTGTGGATGCGTTGTCTGGCGCTTTTGAGAAAGCGTTAGCGAATCCTTATGAGATGCAATGGCAACTCAGTTTCTCTGATCGTAAGCCTCGTATGGCGGTGTTTGTGTCGCAGCATGAGCACTGTTTATATGACATGCTGGCGCGTTATCAGAGCGGTGAATGGGATCTCGAGATCCCATTGATTATCAGTAATCACACCAAGATGCAGGCCGCGGCAGAGGCTGCTGGTATCCCGTTTTATCACCTGCCTGTCACCAAAGAGACAAAAGCAGACGTTGAGGCGGAGCAGAAAGCTTTACTGCAGGCCCATGATGTCGATTTTATTGTGCTGGCTCGCTATATGCAGATCTTGTCTGACGATTTTATCCAGCAGTTCCCTAATCGCGTGATTAACATTCATCACAGCTTCTTGCCGGCTTTCCCTGGCGCAAAGCCTTATCATTCTGCCTATGCGCGCGGGGTGAAGATCATCGGTGCCACCAGTCACTATGTGACCGCGGAGCTCGATGCTGGCCCAATTATCGAGCAGGATGTGGCTCATGTGCGTCATACCGATACGGTAGATGACCTGGTACGTAAGGGGCGCGATGTGGAGAAGGTGGTGCTTTCCCGCGCTATCTGGCGTCACATTAATCAGAAAGTGATCGCCCATAACAATCGCACTGTGGTTTTTGATTGA
- the elbB gene encoding isoprenoid biosynthesis glyoxalase ElbB, whose amino-acid sequence MKKVAVILSGSGVFDGAEIHETVISLLALSRAGAEYQCFAPNIAQHHVVNHLTGEVTETEQRNVLVEAARIARGEIQDVAQLNAADFDALLLPGGFGAAKNLSDFAFKGAECQVDANVLKACQAFATAGKVAAYLCISPILIPQVYGHGAKGTIGTDSETAKAFNQLGGEHQACAVTEICVDQERKVISTPAYMLAENIAEAAVGIEKAVDQLLAMA is encoded by the coding sequence ATGAAAAAAGTAGCAGTTATTCTCAGTGGATCTGGTGTTTTTGACGGTGCCGAGATCCACGAAACGGTGATCAGTCTTTTAGCGCTCAGCCGAGCAGGAGCTGAATACCAATGCTTTGCACCTAATATCGCCCAGCATCATGTCGTTAATCACCTGACCGGCGAAGTGACAGAAACAGAGCAGCGAAATGTGCTGGTTGAAGCCGCTCGAATAGCCCGTGGCGAGATCCAAGATGTTGCGCAACTAAACGCTGCCGATTTTGACGCATTACTGTTACCCGGCGGCTTTGGTGCCGCGAAAAACCTATCGGACTTCGCCTTCAAAGGCGCTGAGTGTCAGGTAGATGCAAACGTACTAAAAGCGTGTCAGGCGTTTGCCACTGCCGGCAAAGTAGCGGCCTACCTGTGTATCTCGCCGATCCTGATCCCACAAGTCTATGGCCATGGCGCTAAAGGCACCATTGGCACAGACAGTGAAACGGCTAAAGCCTTTAACCAGCTTGGTGGTGAGCATCAAGCGTGTGCGGTAACCGAGATCTGCGTTGATCAAGAACGAAAAGTGATCAGTACACCCGCTTATATGCTGGCAGAAAACATCGCTGAAGCAGCGGTGGGAATAGAGAAAGCTGTAGACCAGTTACTGGCTATGGCCTAA